The following nucleotide sequence is from Raphanus sativus cultivar WK10039 unplaced genomic scaffold, ASM80110v3 Scaffold2798, whole genome shotgun sequence.
GCGCTCTCGCAAGACGATCTGAAGAAACTCGCGGCGGAGAAAGCGGTGGAAGCCATCAAACCGGGGATGGTGCTCGGCCTCGGAACCGGATCCACCGCAGCATTCGCCGTCGACCAGATCGGAAAACTCCTCGCCTCCGGCCAACTCCACGACATCGTCGGCATCCCTACATCAAAACGAACGGAGGAGCAGGCCCGATCCCTAGGGATCCCCCTCGTGGCGCTCGACACGCACCCCAGAATCGACCTCGCCATCGACGGAGCCGACGAGGTGGATCCGAATTTAGATCTCGTCAAGGGACGAGGAGGCGCGCTCTTAAGAGAGAAGATGGTGGAAGCAGTTGCGGAGAAGTTTATAGTCGTGGCGGATGATACGAAGCTTGTGAAGGGGCTGGGAGGGAGTGGATTAGCGATGCCCGTGGAGGTTGTTCAGTTCTGTTGGAAGTTTAATTTGATCAGGTTGAGGGATTTGTTTAAGGAGTTTGGTTGTGATGCGAAGCTGAGAGTTGGTGGAGATGGGGAGGCTTATGTTACGGataatagtaattatataattgatCTGTATTTTAAGGAGCCGTTGAAGGACGGGTTCGCGGCGGGGAGGGAGATTGGGAAGTTGGAGGGAGTGGTGGAGCATGGTTTGTTTCTTGGTATGGCTACGAGTGTGATTATCGCCGGCAAGAATGGTGTTGAAGTTATGAGCAAGTGAGAGagtttttcaaaaagtttttactctgtaatattttaccaaaattgAGTTTTATGTTCTGCgtcttgttcttcttcctcttttagTTGATTGACTATGGGGATGGTCAAAAACGTTGCTATCTTTTAAATCCattttgtaaactttaaaagtaaatataaggAACAAACATTCAAACACATTAAGCATCATTCTTTAAGCTCTATAAAAAGAGTCACCGAGTTTGTTTCATAGAATCTCTAAAGCTTAATCACCGTTTTTTTCATTACAAGCTGTGACCTGTAAGAGCAAAGCATAAGACTGAAAACAATCCTGCTCTTTACAAGTATATAgtcttctcttcttttgttttttttgacatcaatcTTAGTATATAGTCTTAGAAATAATAAGAGCTAcgattcacttttttttttttgggaacaaACCCACAAGTTAATCAAATACAAGTTCTTGTATAAAgctttctgttttgtttcaagGCAAAACATTGGTTTAAGAGGAGTTAAGACAGAACATAGATTGGACACCAAAGTGGGCCGATGTatgcaaataaatatatatatgggcTTTTCAACTAATAGCATGTTTAAAGCCCAAACGTTTTTGTCCacatcaaaactcaaaaccctAAAGCGCCGTAGCAGTAGGTTTATATCTTCTTAGTTTCTTCTCTGTGCATCGTCCACCCAGTATCCTCAACCATGGCCGTCGGGTAATCATACACTCTCCCGTTTCTACCTTGCTCATCCGTATCTCCAAAGTGTTATTTACTGATATAATAGTTTTCCTGTAATGCAGGAAGAACAAGCGGATCTCTAAGGGAAGAAAGGGAGGCAAGAAGAAGATGTAAGTATTATCAATCTTTGGAGCTCTTTGAGTTAATTTGAGTCTTGTTTAATTGATTTGTTGTTTTGTAATTGAAATGATGATGGGCAGTGTTGATCCTTTCTCCAAGAAGGATTGGTATGATATCAAGGCTCCCTCTCTCTTCACTCAGAGAAATGTCGGAAAGACACTTGTTTCCAGAACTCAGGGTACCAAGGTAATCACTTTAGCTTTGTCTCTTCTCTTACAAGCTCGTTGATTGCTTTAGGTGCGATTTCTCGGAATTATTGGTTCTTAGATTTGATTGAGACAAATGTTTTTATCTTATGTCTTGTTCTGTAGTAATTGCAAAATCATAGCTTTGGGAGTTTAGTGATGTTGTAGTGTATGGTATGCTCACTGATTGATCCTTGttatttgtatttcttttttcaaaacaCACCAGATTGCATCAGAGGGTCTGAAACACAGAGTTTTCGAGGTTTCCCTTGCTGATCTCAACAAGGATGAGGACCAAGCTTACAGGAAGATCCGTCTCAGAGCCGAAGATGTCCAGGGAAGGAACATCTTGACCCAGTTCTGGGTAAGGCacactttattaaaaaaaaaacattgattcccagcattatctctttcttgtttttttttcttacttccTTTGTTTTTCAACCCTTAGGGTATGGACTTCACAACCGACAAGCTCAGGTCCTTGGTTAAAAAGTGGCAGACTTTGATCGAGTCTCATGTCGATGTTAAGACCACCGATAACTACACCCTCAGGCTATTCTGCATC
It contains:
- the LOC130506002 gene encoding probable ribose-5-phosphate isomerase 3, chloroplastic, translated to MASLSFVSSSHHLTLRTPPLTLRKTSSPRTSVSFSVKAQSVALSQDDLKKLAAEKAVEAIKPGMVLGLGTGSTAAFAVDQIGKLLASGQLHDIVGIPTSKRTEEQARSLGIPLVALDTHPRIDLAIDGADEVDPNLDLVKGRGGALLREKMVEAVAEKFIVVADDTKLVKGLGGSGLAMPVEVVQFCWKFNLIRLRDLFKEFGCDAKLRVGGDGEAYVTDNSNYIIDLYFKEPLKDGFAAGREIGKLEGVVEHGLFLGMATSVIIAGKNGVEVMSK
- the LOC130506004 gene encoding 40S ribosomal protein S3a-like; translated protein: MAVGKNKRISKGRKGGKKKIVDPFSKKDWYDIKAPSLFTQRNVGKTLVSRTQGTKIASEGLKHRVFEVSLADLNKDEDQAYRKIRLRAEDVQGRNILTQFWGMDFTTDKLRSLVKKWQTLIESHVDVKTTDNYTLRLFCIAFTKRRANQVKRTCYAQSSQIRQ